In one Maniola hyperantus chromosome 6, iAphHyp1.2, whole genome shotgun sequence genomic region, the following are encoded:
- the LOC138402471 gene encoding LOW QUALITY PROTEIN: uncharacterized protein (The sequence of the model RefSeq protein was modified relative to this genomic sequence to represent the inferred CDS: inserted 3 bases in 2 codons; deleted 1 base in 1 codon; substituted 2 bases at 2 genomic stop codons), protein LLHLFICNFALNFVKCPEEWKAYVSDSRTVCKYGTKCYQKNPEHHKTYKHPPDLKAKANKRQNNRFKPYNKEKKPTVAAKASDDNIQNSKVDLDADIVEKATTTKAQNDDNPASNSPQXKEVEDVPKHLIKSASFTTKIXSSYSKRMFLVEMPEDFSSFIXCLQDDTDNVEKLLSSVHLQFIGTIXGDFLGNLPKLEDKDCIYSLEVVFDPPECQVSSYRI, encoded by the exons TTActacatttatttatatgtaattttGCTTTGAATTTTGTTAAATGTCCTGAAGAATGGAAAGCTTACGTTAGTGACTCTAGAACAGTGTGTAAATATGGTACAAAATGCTATCAGAAAAATCCAGAACATCACAAAACGTATAAACACCCACCAGACCTTAAAGCTAAAGCTAATAAGCGACAA AATAACCGTTTCAAGCCTTATAACAAAGAAAAGAAGCCTACTGTTGCAGCTAAGGCAAGTGATGATAATATTCAGAATAGTAAGGTTGACTTAGACGCTGATATAGTCGAAAAGGCGACAACGACGAAAGCTCAGAATGACGATAATCCTGCATCCAACTCTCCAC GTAAAGAAGTTGAGGATGTCCCCAAACATCTCATCAAATCAGCATCTTTTACGACAAAGATATAATCCTCTTATTCTAAAAGAATGTTTTTGGTAGAAATGCCAGAAGACTTTTCCAGTTTTAT ATGCCTTCAGGATGATACAGATAATGTTGAGAAATTATTATCTAGTGTTCACTTGCAGTTTATTGGGACCATATGAGGTGATTTTTTAGGTAACCTACCCAAATTGGAAGATAAAGATTGTATTTATTCACTGGAGGTTGTCTTTGACCCCCCTGAGTGTCAGGTAAGTTCCTATAGAATTTGA
- the LOC117983237 gene encoding LOW QUALITY PROTEIN: histone PARylation factor 1-like (The sequence of the model RefSeq protein was modified relative to this genomic sequence to represent the inferred CDS: inserted 2 bases in 1 codon), with translation MFFSCFKKEGKREFHIGYYRDDPQENXVFLAKNDSSANYTITPVAENIFGAVYAFLQNEKKTSPFISISCQKLMDKIKKWAEQHNYSIEYNIKKRNQQIICRTFNNAGIVVPYNKKTQLGYRKLAESDTDIKKMFKQLKEAKTQAEKDKVLSELQPVITYASIAMDECDFGTGLEAGIAFFCSGLPELQTSALKNLEVAYSLLNRGAFSKIIQMHMKYRRKGPDMSVLGDD, from the exons ATGTTTTTCAGCTGTTTTAAAAAAGAAGGCAAAAGGGAATTTCACATAGGCTACTATAGAGACGACCCGCAAGAAAA AGTGTTTCTTGCTAAAAATGACAGTTCTGCGAATTACACCATAACACCAGTAGCTGAAAACATTTTTGGAGCAGttta tGCATTCTTACAAAATGAAAAGAAAACATCACCATTTATTTCCATATCATGTCAGAAGCTAATGGATAAGATTAAGAAGTGGGCAGAGCAGCATAATTATTCTATAGaatataacataaaaaaaaggaaccagCAAATAATCTGTCGGACCTTTAACAATGCAGGCATTGTTGTACCTTATAATAAGAAAACTCAGCTTGGATATAGAAAATTGGCTGAAAGTGACA cTGATATAAAGAAAATGTTCAAACAACTAAAAGAAGCTAAAACCCAGGCTGAGAAAGATAAAGTCCTATCAGAATTACAGCCAGTGATCACATATGCAAGTATAGCGATGGACGAGTGCGATTTTGGGACAGGACTCGAGGCTGGCATTGCCTTCTTCTGCTCCGGGCTGCCTGAGCTGCAAACTAGTGCCTTAAAAAATTTAGAAGTAGCCTATTCTCTACTGAACAGAGGAGCTTTTAGCAAAATTATACAg ATGCATATGAAATATCGGCGCAAGGGCCCTGACATGTCGGTATTGGGAGACGACTGA
- the LOC117982865 gene encoding LOW QUALITY PROTEIN: DNA-(apurinic or apyrimidinic site) endonuclease-like (The sequence of the model RefSeq protein was modified relative to this genomic sequence to represent the inferred CDS: inserted 3 bases in 2 codons; deleted 1 base in 1 codon), translating to MAPRTAKAKKTADVKVSEPKKGRGKAKNVPEPDQDIDEVEEKVVVAEKKSKRGKNIVNYNEDKDEEAPPKKGRKKIVDTKAIDEPVPEEVTSVNGDDSAEEGTTTPADEIDDNEETESNGHSEEKAPAKGRKKAAPKKEVVEKEVKTGRGRKNVKQDVDAGDKEEAVEEKPKGRGRGRKPQAKAEPESEENPEEEETKAPPAAKGRKKAQTKPVPEKEADEESEDLSTETKDEEDIKPEEPKKRGRKNAPKKAQPEEEPEELDEDMKEEAPASKKRKGSKKEEKGKGDTKDEEDDDEDSPLEAKHTKGKRGPKKAADKPANTEEVQDTGESATKRRRKPDEKVVDDSKKKAPKSVTDYESLDFSNNSKNSQNKEFNLKISSWNVDGIRAWMAKGGLDYLKYEKPNILCLQETKCSQEKLPDEIKNVPGYHAYWLGSDKDGYAGVCIYTTKLAMNVQYGLQNEELDVEGRIITAEYEQFYLICTYVPNAGRKLVTLDKRLKWNEEFRKLSKXVGRKKPVIICGDMNVAHNEIDLTNPKSNKKNAGFTEEERAGMTELLSDGFVDTYRHLYPDKTGAYTFWSNMFNSRAKNVGWRLDYFIISERLVPALCDSVIRDKVYGSDHCPLTLXLRLSSADKPKE from the exons atggcgCCACGTACAGCCAAAGCTAAG aAAACTGCAGATGTAAAAGTATCTGAACCCAAAAAAGGAAGAGGTAAAGCTAAAAATGTACCTGAGCCAGACCAGGACATTGATGAAGTTGAAGAGAAGGTTGTGGTAGCTGAGAAGAAAAGCAAAAGAGGGAAGAATATTGTCAATTACAATGAAGACAAGGATGAAGAAGCTCCACCGAAGAAGGGAAGAAAGAAGATTGTAGACACAAAGGCGATTGACGAACCTGTTCCTGAGGAAGTTACTTCTGTAAACGGTGATGACTCAGCTGAGGAGGGCACAACAACCCCGGCTGATGAGATTGATGATAATGAAGAAACTGAATCCAATGGCCACTCTGAAGAGAAAGCCCCTGCTAAAGGTCGTAAGAAGGCGGCGCCGAAAAAAGAAGTTGTTGAAAAGGAAGTAAAAACAGGTAGGGGGAGGAAAAATGTCAAACAAGATGTAGATGCGGGTGACAAAGAGGAGGCAGTTGAAGAAAAGCCGAAAGGCAGAGGGCGCGGGCGAAAGCCGCAAGCTAAAGCTGAACCTGAGAGTGAGGAAAATCCTGAAGAGGAGGAAACTAAAGCTCCGCCTGCAGCCAAAGGCAGAAAAAAGGCTCAAACAAAACCTGTTCCAGAGAAAGAAGCAGATGAGGAAAGTGAGGACTTATCAACAGAAACTAAAGATGAGGAAGACATAAAACCAGAAGAGCCCAAAAAGAGAGGTCGCAAAAATGCACCAAAGAAAGCTCAGCCTGAAGAGGAACCAGAAGAGCTAGATGAGGACATGAAAGAGGAAGCTCCTGCTAGCAAAAAAAGGAAAGGctctaaaaaagaagaaaaaggaaaag GTGACACAAAAGATgaagaagatgatgatgaagacaGCCCTCTGGAAGCGAAACACACAAAAGGCAAGCGAGGACCAAAAAAGGCAGCAGACAAACCCGCCAACACTGAGGAAGTGCAGGATACGGGCGAATCCGCAACAAAACGTCGGCGAAAGCCTGACGAAAAGG TCGTTgatgatagtaaaaagaaagcTCCCAAAAGTGTTACAGACTATGAATCACTGGATTTCTCGAACAACTCGAAAAATTCTCAAAATAAAGAGTTTAACTTAAAGATATCGAGCTGGAACGTAGACGGAATCAGGGCATGGATGGCAAAGGGTGGATTAGATTACTTGAAATACGAAAAACCTAATATACTGTGCTTGCAAGAAACGAAATGTTCCCAAGAGAAGTTGCCCGATGAGATTAAGAACGTTCCAGGGTACCACGCATACTGGTTGGGTAGCGACAAAGATGGTTACGCTGGTGTATGCATCTACACAACAAAACTAGCCATGAATGTACAGTACGGCCTACAAAACGAAGAATTAGATGTAGAAGGTCGGATAATCACAGCAGAATACGAGCAGTTCTACTTAATATGCACATACGTACCGAACGCTGGCCGGAAACTAGTCACGCTTGATAAGAGACTGAAATGGAATGAAGAATTTAGGAAATTGTCAAA CGTTGGACGCAAAAAGCCCGTGATAATATGCGGCGATATGAACGTAGCGCATAATGAAATAG ACTTAACAAATCcg aaatcaaacaaaaaaaacgctGGTTTCACTGAAGAGGAGCGCGCGGGAATGACGGAGCTGCTCAGCGACGGCTTCGTGGACACGTATCGCCACTTGTACCCCGACAAAACCGGCGCTTACACCTTCTGGAGCAATATGTTCA ATAGTAGAGCCAAAAATGTGGGATG GCGTCTCGACTACTTCATTATATCAGAAAGGTTGGTGCCGGCGCTATGTGACAGCGTTATAAGAGACAAAGTATACGGAAGTGACCATTGCCCCTTAACAC TTCTACGCCTAAGCAGCGCAGATAAGCCTAAAGAATAA
- the LOC117982861 gene encoding LOW QUALITY PROTEIN: uncharacterized protein (The sequence of the model RefSeq protein was modified relative to this genomic sequence to represent the inferred CDS: inserted 1 base in 1 codon) translates to MFIINSSHSICLTICAGYGSCISGNEHLTAPWNINGWSGRGTTAADNSTERTQADRDRVRIEFYATYDVMTGVRIAATLGGFFALMVFLIVYKSRSKSVKALNDPKLVELAEAVVAEEQAVEEERQLTAALEEALSERARSRPSIGEVPRWPRTARFASYGGGYGSLLAPPRRLSTLRGDSLPXSALRFSERRASGSARDRRLSSATCSSSGSSYLERRGSSVVCALPERRLSPCPSERLAPLASVGSVGPSFAMECDLASVGADSVFAEDEVDSTDDEVEQFSTDSGGPEVGTELASRPVLSLRIDRASHSRETLF, encoded by the exons ATGTTcataataaattctagtcaCTCTATATGTTTGACAATTTGTGCGGGCTATGGATCATGCATAAGTG GCAATGAACACTTGACCGCGCCATGGAACATAAATGGATGGAGCGGCAGAGGAACGACTGCAGCTGACAATAGCACCGAGCGCACGCAGGCCGACCGCGACCGCGTGCGCATCGAGTTCTACGCCACCTACGACGTCATGACCGGCGTGCGCATAGCCGCCACCCTCGGCGGTTTCTTCGCCCTAATGGTCTTTTTAATCGTTTACAAGAGCCGGAGTAAATCTGTAAAAGCGCTGAACGATCCTAAACTAGTAGAACTCGCGGAAGCGGTCGTCGCCGAAGAGCAAGCCGTAGAAGAGGAGCGACAGTTGACTGCGGCTCTAGAGGAAGCCCTCTCGGAGCGAGCTCGTTCCCGCCCATCGATAGGGGAAGTGCCGCGCTGGCCGCGGACTGCGCGGTTCGCGTCGTACGGCGGCGGGTACGGTAGCTTGCTAGCGCCTCCACGTAGACTGTCGACTCTGCGCGGGGACTCGCTGC GTTCCGCGCTGCGGTTCAGTGAGCGGCGCGCGTCCGGGTCGGCTCGCGACAGGCGGTTGAGTTCGGCGACGTGCTCGAGTTCGGGGAGCTCGTACTTGGAGCGGCGCGGGTCGTCCGTGGTGTGCGCGCTGCCCGAGCGGCGCCTGTCGCCGTGCCCGAGCGAGCGCCTGGCGCCGCTCGCGTCTGTCGGCAGCGTGGGCCCGTCGTTCGCGATGGAATGTGACCTGGCGTCAGTGGGCGCGGACTCCGTGTTCGCGGAGGACGAGGTGGACTCCACGGACGACGAGGTGGAGCAGTTCTCCACGGACAGCGGCGGCCCCGAGGTCGGCACGGAGCTGGCGAGCCGGCCGGTGCTGTCGCTGCGTATCGATCGCGCTTCTCATTCTCGTGAAACGTTATTCTAG